The following is a genomic window from Phyllobacterium zundukense.
CGGTGACGACGGTGGGCTCAAAAAATAGCCCGCCCTTTGCGTGAGTATTTCCTCCCACCGCCACCTTCGCGCCCTTTGCGACGGCGTCTGCAATGTGCTCTCGGATTTTGCTGACGGCTGACGTGTCGATGAGCGGGCCTATCAGCACATCTTTGTCGAAACCGTTGCCGACCGTCAGCCGGGCCACGCGCTCGGACAAGCGGCGGACGAATGCATCATGTATACCTCTTTGGACATAGAGCCGGTTGGCGCAGACACAGGTTTGCCCGGCATTTCGAAACTTTGCGGCAACGGCGCCCTCGACCGCGGCCTCAAGGTCTGCGTCATCGAAGACAATGAATGGCGCGTTCCCGCCCAGTTCAAGGGATAACCTTTTTATGGTCGGCGCACATTGCGCCATCAGGACCCGTCCCACTTGGGTTGATCCTGTGAAGGAAAGCTTCCTGATGACTTCGCTTTGCGTGAGCACGCCACCGATCGTGCGGGAGTCTCCCGTAACGACCTGAAGGACGCCGCGTGGGATGCCCGCCCGGTTTGCGAGTTCCGACAGTGCCAGCGCGGTCAAGGGGGTCTGCTGCGCGGGCCTCACGATCATGGTGCAGCCCGCAGCAAGTGCAGGCGCCGCCTTACGGGCTATCATCGCGGCCGGAAAGTTCCACGGCGTGATCGCGGCACATACGCCAACCGGCTGCTTGAGCACGATGATGCGTTTATCCGTCTGGGGGGAGGGTATTACGTCGCCATAGACGCGTTTTGCCTCTTCGGCGAACCATTCGATGAATGAGGCAGCGTAGTCAATCTCGGCGCGAGCCTCGGATAAGGGTTTGCCTTGTTCTGCGGTCATGACTGCGGCAAGACTGTCGGTGTTCTCGATCACCAGGGCGTGCCATTGCCGGAGATGAGCGGCGCGCTCCTTAGCCGCCAACCTTGACCAGTCCCGGAAGGCTTCCTGCGAAATCTCGATCGCCTCTTCCACGAAATTGGCCTCCCGATCCGGAACGCGACCTATTTCCTCACCGCTGGCGGGGTTGAAAATCGGTACATTTGCCTCATCGGTCCTCGCGAACCAGTGTGAAGCACCCAGGCGTGATAGCGCATCTCTTAGCAAAAGCTCCTCCCACAGGATTGATTGCGGCTTCCCGGCGCGGCGATCACATCAAGTTCGCGCCCACTCCGAGCAGAGAAAAACGCAATTCGTTCCGTTTCGCAAGTCGAAAATTGAGAAGTAGTGATAGAAATCGAGACTAAATTTCTCTAGGATGAGAGTTAACGGACAAGGCGGGCCACAGCTACATCGATCATTCCTGGGTGACGTGAGGAGAAATTCAGTTGAAAAAAGAGATACTTATCGGAACGTGGCGGTTGGTCTCCAGCACGCGGACGATTCTCGACACCGGGGAAGTCGTCAATTCCTATGGCGGTCGGCCAAATGGCTGGATTAACTACGGCGGAGATGGGCGGATGATGGTGGTGGTCGCTCATGACGGCCGTCCGAAACTGGCCGACCCCCTAAGTCTGACGGACGTTGAGCAGGCGGCGCTCTTCAAAACCTTCTTTGCATATGCCGGAACCTACGATCTCGAGGAGGGCTCAATCGTCCACTACATCGACACTTCCTGGAACGAGACCTGGAGCGGCACGCAAATGAAGCGGAATCTCGTTTTAAGCGGCCAGCAAGTCGTCTATACGACCGAGCCCTTCGCTTTTAGCGGGGATGGACGTGAGAGCGTCGTCACACTGGTGTGGGAAAAGTACGACCTTGCGGCTGGCGAGAAATAGCTGACGCCTGCCATCTATGGCGTCACCTCCAGGTGCGAGCCGATATCCACGCCGACTGCACAACTATTCCGCGCGACACGCTGCCGTGCCGCCGGCATTTCTGCATTTTTCATGAACTCAAATCTCTGCCCTAAGCGCCGCCCTGCAAAAAAAGTATGGTGCATTGCACAAAGTATTAGCACTCCCATGACAAGCGACAAAAATCATCAACCGCGCTTGACGGAAATCAAAAGCGGTGCTTAGTATTGATATGTAAGACTGGATATCGAAAATCGAGACAGCAAAGGGAGGTAGAGATGGGAGAGGCTGCGTTAAATTTTCAAGGATACTCACACGTCGGATTCAAAGGCATCTCAAAAACGTACGACGGGAAGAGCTTCGTCGTTAAAGATTTGAATCTGCAGATCGCCAAGGGTGAGTTTCTCACGCTGCTCGGACCGTCGGGCTCCGGCAAGACGACGACTTTGATGATGCTTGCAGGCTTCGAGTTTCCAACGACCGGTGAAATTTCAGTCAATGGCAAACCGATCCAGAGCATGCCGCCGGAAAAACGCAATATCGGAATGGTATTTCAGAACTACGCGCTCTTTCCCCACATGACAGTGGCTGAGAACATCGGATACTCGCTAAAAGTGAGAGGTGTCCAGAAGGCCGAGATTGATCGCCGGGTCACTGAGGCGCTTGCCATGGTCCGGCTCTCGGCTTTCGCCGACCGCAAGCCGTCAGCACTGTCCGGCGGTCAGCAGCAGCGGGTTGCGCTCGCGAGAGCGCTGGTGTTTGAACCCAGCCTTGT
Proteins encoded in this region:
- a CDS encoding NAD-dependent succinate-semialdehyde dehydrogenase; translation: MLRDALSRLGASHWFARTDEANVPIFNPASGEEIGRVPDREANFVEEAIEISQEAFRDWSRLAAKERAAHLRQWHALVIENTDSLAAVMTAEQGKPLSEARAEIDYAASFIEWFAEEAKRVYGDVIPSPQTDKRIIVLKQPVGVCAAITPWNFPAAMIARKAAPALAAGCTMIVRPAQQTPLTALALSELANRAGIPRGVLQVVTGDSRTIGGVLTQSEVIRKLSFTGSTQVGRVLMAQCAPTIKRLSLELGGNAPFIVFDDADLEAAVEGAVAAKFRNAGQTCVCANRLYVQRGIHDAFVRRLSERVARLTVGNGFDKDVLIGPLIDTSAVSKIREHIADAVAKGAKVAVGGNTHAKGGLFFEPTVVTGVTAKMDVAREETFGPLAPVFRFDTEDDVLDAANDTEYGLAAYFFTENSSRAWRVAERLEYGMVGHNTGLISNEVAPFGGVKQSGIGREGSKYGIDEYLELKYLCMAVK
- a CDS encoding lipocalin-like domain-containing protein; translated protein: MKKEILIGTWRLVSSTRTILDTGEVVNSYGGRPNGWINYGGDGRMMVVVAHDGRPKLADPLSLTDVEQAALFKTFFAYAGTYDLEEGSIVHYIDTSWNETWSGTQMKRNLVLSGQQVVYTTEPFAFSGDGRESVVTLVWEKYDLAAGEK